One stretch of Chitinophaga pendula DNA includes these proteins:
- a CDS encoding aldehyde dehydrogenase yields MDLRRIYTDQQTYFASGVTRSYTFRKQQLKKLKQAIHNHEAAIMQALHADLRKPAMEAYASEVGIIYDEINNTLENLKHWMKPEEVTSPFLQYPSRSRIYKEPLGLTLLIGPWNYPFQLLAAPLVGAIAGGNCAILKPSELAPHTAAVLELIIKEAFDPAYIAVVQGEGSEVIPAMMQCRFDHVFFTGSTTVGRKIMEMAAPHLTPVTLELGGKSPCVVDDKVNIEVAAKRIIWGKCWNAGQTCIAPDYVLVHRAVRDDLVKAMQKAITSFFGDNPADSPDYARIINANRFDALAAYLSQGRVITGGNTNREDLYIAPTLMEDVQWSAPLMQEEIFGPILPILPFDNIEQAIQLIRQYPYPLSLYVFTKRSKTEKALLEQVRFGGGCVNSALTHFTNQELPFGGTGLSGIGRYHGYYSFETFTHRKGVMKTATWLDVPVKYPPYGNKVGLLKKMMK; encoded by the coding sequence ATGGACCTCCGCCGTATATATACAGATCAGCAAACTTATTTCGCCTCCGGAGTTACCCGCTCCTATACATTCCGCAAACAACAGCTGAAAAAACTGAAACAGGCCATACATAATCATGAAGCCGCCATTATGCAGGCTCTTCATGCAGATCTGCGTAAGCCCGCTATGGAGGCCTATGCCAGCGAAGTAGGGATTATCTATGATGAGATCAATAATACCCTAGAAAATCTCAAACATTGGATGAAACCCGAAGAAGTAACCAGCCCTTTCCTGCAATATCCCAGCCGTAGCCGGATATATAAGGAACCGCTGGGACTCACCCTACTGATAGGTCCCTGGAACTACCCTTTCCAGTTGCTCGCCGCACCCCTTGTCGGCGCAATAGCTGGCGGTAACTGCGCCATCCTCAAGCCATCCGAATTGGCCCCCCATACCGCTGCCGTACTGGAACTGATCATAAAAGAAGCGTTCGACCCGGCATATATTGCCGTCGTCCAGGGAGAAGGTAGCGAAGTGATACCAGCAATGATGCAGTGCCGCTTCGATCACGTCTTCTTTACAGGAAGCACCACCGTAGGCAGAAAGATCATGGAAATGGCCGCCCCCCACCTTACCCCCGTCACCCTGGAACTAGGTGGTAAATCCCCTTGTGTCGTGGATGACAAAGTAAACATAGAGGTGGCCGCCAAACGTATCATTTGGGGAAAATGCTGGAATGCCGGACAGACATGCATCGCCCCTGACTACGTACTCGTACACCGCGCCGTCAGGGACGATCTGGTAAAAGCAATGCAGAAAGCTATTACCTCCTTTTTCGGCGATAATCCTGCCGATAGCCCTGACTACGCCCGGATTATTAATGCCAACCGCTTTGATGCTCTTGCTGCCTACCTCTCGCAAGGACGTGTGATCACCGGTGGAAATACCAATAGAGAAGACCTCTATATAGCACCCACCCTCATGGAAGACGTACAGTGGTCCGCCCCTCTTATGCAGGAAGAGATCTTTGGCCCTATCCTGCCCATCCTCCCGTTCGATAATATCGAACAGGCCATACAGCTCATCCGGCAATATCCTTACCCATTGTCACTATACGTGTTTACCAAACGTAGCAAGACGGAAAAAGCCCTGCTCGAACAGGTGCGCTTCGGGGGCGGCTGCGTCAATAGTGCGCTTACCCATTTCACCAACCAGGAACTCCCCTTCGGTGGTACCGGCCTGAGTGGTATCGGCCGCTACCATGGCTACTACAGCTTCGAAACATTCACCCACCGCAAAGGCGTGATGAAAACAGCCACATGGCTCGATGTACCCGTGAAATACCCGCCCTATGGTAATAAAGTAGGCCTCCTAAAAAAAATGATGAAATAA
- a CDS encoding PDZ domain-containing protein — translation MSKLLQLLALAGLTSFTLSTTQAQDIKKDKLGEYDEIVIKSPSDKGGKVTVEVKDGEVLIDGKKINEYKDGNLSVFLRKVKPVDGNTHPFNQSQEGGMDLFGDNDELSPAVPVNKAMLGVITEKQEAAGVTVKEVAKGTPADKAGIKAGDVITQIDADKINEPKELYEKIGTKEPGDKVTVTYVRDKKESRTTATLEERKVVSAPRELYPRGGNDNVFRFPIPRGNGGGFRGFFNNDDTRLGLSVQDTEDNSGAQVLSIAPGSAAEKAGFKKGDIITALADSKVTSSRDVTATYRDYKDKGQLSATVKRDGKAQTLQIKVPKKLNKADL, via the coding sequence ATGAGCAAGTTATTGCAACTTCTTGCATTGGCCGGCTTAACCAGTTTTACCCTATCCACTACGCAAGCGCAGGATATTAAAAAGGATAAGCTAGGGGAATATGACGAGATCGTTATTAAGTCGCCATCAGACAAGGGAGGTAAGGTAACCGTTGAGGTAAAGGACGGAGAGGTATTGATCGACGGTAAAAAGATCAATGAATACAAGGACGGTAATCTGTCTGTTTTTTTGCGGAAGGTAAAGCCTGTGGATGGGAATACGCATCCGTTTAACCAATCACAGGAGGGAGGAATGGATCTTTTCGGCGACAATGACGAACTATCTCCTGCTGTTCCGGTGAATAAGGCAATGCTGGGTGTGATCACGGAGAAACAGGAAGCTGCGGGCGTTACGGTGAAAGAGGTAGCGAAGGGCACACCAGCTGATAAGGCAGGTATTAAAGCAGGAGATGTGATCACGCAGATAGATGCCGACAAGATCAATGAGCCGAAGGAGTTGTACGAGAAGATTGGTACGAAAGAGCCGGGAGATAAGGTAACGGTTACTTATGTACGCGATAAAAAAGAATCACGAACAACAGCGACGTTAGAGGAGCGTAAGGTAGTGAGTGCTCCGCGGGAGTTGTATCCTCGTGGTGGCAATGACAATGTGTTCCGTTTTCCGATCCCGCGTGGTAATGGCGGTGGTTTCCGAGGCTTCTTCAACAATGACGACACCCGCTTGGGACTGTCTGTACAGGATACGGAAGACAACAGTGGGGCGCAGGTGTTAAGCATTGCGCCGGGAAGTGCGGCGGAGAAGGCTGGGTTTAAGAAAGGAGACATTATTACTGCGTTGGCCGACAGCAAGGTGACCTCCTCAAGGGATGTGACTGCTACCTACCGGGATTATAAAGATAAAGGCCAGCTGAGTGCTACTGTGAAAAGGGATGGCAAGGCACAGACCTTACAGATCAAGGTACCTAAAAAGCTGAACAAAGCGGATCTCTAG
- the alaS gene encoding alanine--tRNA ligase has product MTASEIRQQFLEFFASKGHHIVPSAPIVLKNDPTLLFTNAGMNQFKDYFLGNRAPAYTRVVDTQKCLRVSGKHNDLEEVGIDTYHHTMFEMLGNWSFGDYFKKEAIAWSWELLTEVYKIPQDRLYVTVFEGDSKENLEKDTEAHDLWKQHIAEDRILMGNKKDNFWEMGDTGPCGPCSEIHVDCRPDAERAVVAGHTLVNADHPQVIEIWNNVFMQFNRLKDKSLQPLPAKHVDTGMGFERLVRVLQGKSSNYDTDVFSGTIAATEQLTGKKYGGTDNKADVAFRVIADHIRAICFTIADGQLPSNTGAGYVVRRILRRAVRYYFSFLDQKSPLLHELVPVLAVQFAKVFSELQQQQDFVKKVVFEEEQNFLRTLDSGLGKLEVITTDKDNAKKEIGGSIAFELYDTYGFPLDLTMLIASEKGYTVDGKGFEAEMQQQKDRSRAATVLDMGDWTVLDESQGSVFVGYEMLELTTQVNKYRKIKAKGKEQYQLVLGQTPFYAESGGQVGDTGVLVFGDEKIVVTDTKKENDLIVHFTNQLPANIQQPVKALVEKGTRKDTARHHSATHLLHAALRQVLGTHVAQKGSLVNADYLRFDFSHFSKVTDEELAQIESIVNEKIQENIPVVIKELPKEEALQLGAMALFGEKYGDVVRVVIMDPAYSVELCGGTHVANTGELGLFKFQSEGAVAAGVRRVEALTGQKAIAFVNEQLQQLKDIKATLKNAKEPAKAIESLVQEKAALEKQLEVLEQEKLRQLASELRQQVQVINGINFIGQQVTVSSADALKQLCFNLKGQVDNHVFVFVANISGKAAVAVMLSEHLVAEKGWQAPKIIKEHIAPLIKGGGGGQPSFATAGGQDISQLSAVVPAVQALL; this is encoded by the coding sequence ATGACTGCATCCGAGATCCGACAGCAATTCCTGGAATTTTTTGCTTCGAAGGGACATCATATTGTGCCTTCGGCTCCTATTGTCCTGAAGAATGATCCTACGCTACTTTTTACCAATGCGGGGATGAACCAGTTTAAGGACTATTTCCTGGGGAACCGAGCGCCGGCGTATACCCGGGTGGTGGATACGCAGAAGTGTCTGCGTGTGAGCGGTAAACACAATGACCTGGAAGAGGTGGGTATCGATACTTACCATCATACTATGTTTGAGATGCTGGGTAACTGGAGTTTCGGGGATTATTTCAAGAAGGAAGCGATCGCCTGGAGTTGGGAGCTGTTGACAGAGGTGTACAAGATCCCGCAGGACAGGTTGTATGTAACTGTATTTGAAGGAGATAGCAAAGAGAACCTGGAAAAAGATACGGAAGCGCATGATCTATGGAAGCAGCATATAGCGGAGGACCGTATCCTGATGGGTAATAAAAAGGATAATTTCTGGGAGATGGGAGACACGGGTCCTTGTGGTCCTTGTTCGGAGATACATGTGGACTGCCGGCCGGATGCGGAGCGGGCGGTGGTAGCAGGTCATACATTGGTGAATGCGGATCACCCCCAGGTAATAGAGATCTGGAACAATGTATTTATGCAGTTCAACCGGCTGAAGGATAAGAGCCTGCAGCCGCTGCCTGCGAAACATGTGGATACGGGTATGGGCTTTGAGCGCCTGGTGAGGGTATTGCAGGGTAAGAGTTCCAACTACGATACGGATGTATTTTCCGGTACGATTGCCGCTACAGAGCAATTGACCGGAAAAAAATACGGTGGTACTGACAATAAAGCGGATGTGGCTTTCCGTGTGATAGCGGATCATATCCGGGCGATCTGTTTTACGATCGCAGACGGGCAACTGCCATCCAACACCGGAGCCGGCTATGTGGTACGTCGTATCCTGCGCAGGGCGGTACGTTATTATTTTTCATTCCTGGATCAGAAGAGTCCTTTGTTGCATGAGCTGGTGCCGGTACTGGCAGTACAGTTTGCCAAAGTATTTTCCGAGTTGCAACAGCAGCAGGATTTTGTGAAGAAGGTGGTTTTTGAAGAGGAGCAGAACTTCCTCCGTACGTTGGATTCTGGTCTGGGCAAGCTGGAAGTTATTACTACTGATAAAGACAATGCTAAAAAAGAGATAGGCGGCAGTATCGCATTTGAGCTGTATGACACCTATGGTTTCCCTTTGGATCTGACTATGCTGATCGCTTCAGAAAAAGGATATACCGTGGATGGAAAGGGGTTTGAAGCAGAGATGCAGCAGCAGAAGGACCGTTCCCGTGCCGCTACGGTGCTGGATATGGGAGACTGGACGGTGCTGGATGAGAGCCAGGGTTCTGTATTTGTGGGATATGAAATGTTGGAGCTGACGACCCAGGTGAACAAATACCGTAAGATAAAGGCGAAAGGCAAAGAGCAATACCAGCTGGTATTAGGGCAGACCCCTTTCTATGCTGAGAGCGGCGGACAGGTAGGAGACACCGGTGTGTTGGTGTTTGGCGATGAAAAGATCGTGGTGACCGATACTAAAAAAGAGAATGACCTGATCGTTCATTTTACCAATCAGCTGCCGGCCAACATACAACAGCCGGTGAAAGCGCTGGTAGAGAAAGGAACGCGGAAGGATACTGCACGTCATCACTCTGCTACGCACTTATTACATGCGGCTTTGCGGCAGGTGCTAGGTACACACGTAGCGCAGAAGGGCTCGCTGGTGAATGCCGACTACCTGCGTTTTGACTTCTCTCACTTTTCCAAGGTGACTGATGAAGAGCTGGCACAGATAGAATCTATCGTTAACGAGAAGATACAGGAGAATATTCCGGTGGTGATCAAAGAGCTTCCTAAGGAGGAAGCATTGCAGTTGGGGGCGATGGCCTTGTTTGGCGAGAAATATGGGGATGTGGTACGTGTGGTGATCATGGACCCTGCCTATTCTGTAGAGCTTTGCGGTGGTACGCATGTGGCCAATACCGGAGAGTTGGGGCTGTTCAAATTCCAGTCAGAAGGTGCGGTGGCTGCCGGTGTACGTCGGGTAGAAGCGTTAACGGGGCAGAAAGCGATCGCGTTTGTCAATGAGCAGTTACAACAGCTAAAAGATATCAAGGCTACATTGAAGAATGCGAAGGAACCTGCCAAGGCCATTGAGAGCCTGGTACAGGAGAAAGCGGCGCTGGAGAAGCAGCTGGAGGTGCTGGAGCAGGAGAAACTGCGTCAATTGGCCAGCGAGTTGCGTCAGCAAGTGCAGGTGATCAATGGCATTAACTTCATTGGTCAGCAGGTAACTGTATCCAGTGCAGATGCGTTGAAGCAACTTTGTTTCAACCTGAAGGGGCAAGTTGACAATCATGTGTTTGTATTTGTGGCTAATATCAGCGGCAAAGCTGCTGTAGCTGTTATGCTTTCTGAGCACCTGGTAGCGGAGAAAGGCTGGCAGGCACCTAAGATCATTAAAGAACACATTGCGCCGCTGATCAAAGGTGGTGGTGGCGGACAACCCTCTTTTGCTACGGCAGGAGGACAGGATATAAGCCAATTGTCTGCGGTGGTACCGGCAGTACAGGCATTGCTGTAA
- a CDS encoding peptidoglycan DD-metalloendopeptidase family protein, producing the protein MKKVKYFYNTQTLKYEKLVVSVRVKVLRILGFLSAAIVTGILFLSVAYRFLDSPKEKSLRQELDNMKEKYEGLKGRMAEVNAQLADLEERDNQIYRVIFEASPIPDSARLGKKERDAELNQLQSFPSSEIIASTASLLKDITARIRSQERSYEEIDDLVKNKQKMLASIPAIQPVANKDLNRIASGFGYRIDPVYKTVKFHAGLDFSAPSGTPIYATGDGTVEEASLSDVGYGNHVVIRHGYGYKTLYGHMLRTKVRTGQAVKRGDVLGWVGSTGKSTGPHCHYEVMKNGEKVDPVYFFFNDLTPEEFDRMLKIARSGNQSFD; encoded by the coding sequence ATGAAGAAGGTCAAATATTTCTACAATACCCAAACCCTCAAATATGAGAAACTCGTAGTGTCAGTACGGGTCAAGGTCCTGCGTATACTGGGATTCCTGTCCGCTGCCATCGTTACGGGTATTCTCTTCCTCTCCGTCGCCTACCGCTTCCTCGACTCCCCTAAGGAGAAATCCCTCCGCCAGGAGCTGGATAATATGAAGGAAAAATACGAGGGACTTAAAGGCAGAATGGCCGAAGTCAATGCCCAGCTCGCAGATCTCGAAGAAAGAGATAACCAGATATACCGGGTCATCTTCGAAGCATCCCCCATCCCCGATAGCGCCCGCCTGGGCAAAAAAGAAAGGGATGCCGAACTCAATCAGTTACAGTCGTTCCCCAGCAGCGAGATCATCGCCAGCACTGCCTCCCTGCTCAAAGATATTACGGCTCGTATCCGCTCCCAGGAAAGATCCTATGAAGAGATCGACGACCTGGTAAAAAATAAACAGAAAATGTTGGCCTCCATCCCGGCTATCCAACCCGTGGCCAACAAAGACCTGAACCGTATCGCCTCAGGGTTCGGATATCGTATCGATCCGGTATACAAAACCGTAAAATTCCATGCCGGCCTCGACTTCTCTGCCCCTAGCGGTACACCCATCTACGCCACCGGCGACGGTACCGTAGAAGAAGCCAGCCTGAGCGACGTAGGCTATGGTAACCACGTCGTGATCCGCCATGGATACGGATATAAAACACTATATGGCCATATGCTCCGTACCAAGGTTCGCACCGGCCAGGCCGTAAAAAGAGGAGATGTACTGGGATGGGTAGGTAGCACCGGTAAATCCACTGGCCCGCACTGCCACTACGAAGTGATGAAAAATGGTGAAAAAGTAGACCCCGTCTACTTCTTCTTCAATGACCTCACTCCGGAAGAATTCGATCGCATGCTCAAGATCGCCCGCTCTGGCAACCAGTCATTCGACTAA
- a CDS encoding MerR family transcriptional regulator: MHQQLDLFSTPDRSHQPTTQTQQVTVIHPKSKGPEVHEEKEQDTPQPVKEEEETITPHASDRKKRGRKSLKELGDDPHVIKDLDNMTLDKQYYSISEVAAMFRVNTSLIRYWENEFDILQPKKNRKGDRLFRQEDIHHLKLIYHLLRERKYTIEGAKQKLKEDRKLAARNFEMVQALLKVRGFLTELKDQL, translated from the coding sequence ATGCATCAACAACTGGACCTTTTTTCAACTCCCGATAGATCACACCAACCTACTACGCAAACGCAGCAGGTGACAGTGATACATCCTAAATCAAAAGGACCGGAAGTGCATGAGGAGAAGGAACAGGACACACCGCAGCCGGTAAAAGAAGAGGAAGAAACAATAACACCACATGCCTCCGATAGAAAAAAAAGAGGCCGTAAATCATTAAAAGAACTGGGAGATGATCCGCACGTGATCAAAGACCTGGATAACATGACATTGGATAAACAATATTACTCGATCAGTGAAGTAGCTGCCATGTTCAGAGTGAATACATCACTCATCCGCTACTGGGAAAACGAATTCGATATCCTCCAACCCAAAAAGAACAGGAAAGGAGACCGATTGTTCCGGCAGGAAGATATACACCACCTGAAATTGATTTATCACCTCCTTAGAGAAAGAAAGTATACCATCGAAGGGGCAAAGCAAAAACTCAAAGAAGATCGCAAATTAGCCGCCCGTAATTTCGAAATGGTACAGGCTTTGCTAAAAGTAAGAGGATTTTTGACAGAACTGAAAGATCAATTATAA
- a CDS encoding thioredoxin family protein, which yields MRLKTLLLGGGLLFSSFAWAQDGAKELKGKIELKTLMSDNAYAWFYTGVNKYQPNDAMVNYIKSNRTGFNIVAVVNTTDESSRKLLPQLYKVMILAGNPEQQVLLFGADNKLDTGAPIDYKIKKVPTFIVMKDGKEQGRISGDVTETVESDLARILLKMNKKDKE from the coding sequence ATGCGTTTAAAGACATTATTACTCGGCGGAGGTTTGCTGTTTTCTTCTTTTGCCTGGGCCCAGGATGGCGCCAAAGAACTCAAAGGCAAAATAGAATTGAAAACACTGATGAGCGACAACGCTTACGCCTGGTTTTATACAGGGGTGAATAAATACCAACCCAATGACGCCATGGTTAACTATATCAAATCCAACAGAACCGGATTTAACATAGTAGCCGTGGTAAACACCACCGACGAAAGCAGCCGCAAGCTTCTCCCTCAACTCTATAAAGTAATGATCCTCGCCGGCAATCCCGAGCAGCAAGTGCTCCTCTTCGGCGCAGATAATAAACTGGATACAGGCGCTCCCATCGACTATAAGATCAAAAAAGTACCCACCTTCATCGTAATGAAAGATGGTAAAGAACAAGGTCGCATCTCCGGCGATGTAACCGAAACTGTCGAAAGCGATCTGGCACGTATCCTCCTGAAAATGAATAAGAAAGACAAAGAATAG
- a CDS encoding mechanosensitive ion channel family protein: MNDFLAQAFLGNPVKDYLLLIGVLLFVFLIKRFLSRGVASIIFALVKHWSPGLERKDLVNLLLRPVEYFLLLITFMLTINRFRFPQQLNVILYKRQQHTFTLQQLTDGILEIIFSLCVIWILLRLIDFVTLILEKKADLTEDQTDNQFIVFFRDFFKAIIFILGVMVVVRIIFGAGLVEKLVAGLGIGAAALALAAKESIENLIGSFIIFFDKPFRVGDTVRVDAFLGTVEKIGLRSTRIRTLEKTYVTVPNKKMVDSILDNLSLRTQQRVSMRLELAAETPAANVTLFLRDVQGLLKNNPSILKDFTVNLHDFTKDTYVIQIIYMTYILEGGRYNALREEVNLAIIKAMEQHDIKLPSTKVEIIENKP; encoded by the coding sequence ATGAACGATTTTTTAGCCCAGGCATTTTTAGGCAACCCGGTAAAGGACTACCTGTTGCTGATCGGCGTATTACTATTTGTTTTCCTTATTAAACGATTTTTGTCGAGGGGGGTTGCCTCTATCATTTTTGCCCTGGTCAAACACTGGTCGCCCGGACTGGAGCGTAAGGACCTGGTGAACCTGTTATTGCGGCCGGTGGAGTATTTTCTTTTGCTGATCACCTTTATGCTGACGATCAACCGGTTCCGGTTTCCACAACAGCTGAATGTTATCCTGTATAAACGCCAGCAGCATACTTTTACCCTGCAGCAGCTGACAGACGGGATATTGGAGATCATATTCAGCCTGTGTGTGATCTGGATACTATTACGGCTGATAGATTTTGTGACGCTGATACTGGAGAAGAAGGCAGATCTGACGGAGGATCAGACGGATAACCAGTTTATTGTTTTTTTCCGGGATTTCTTCAAGGCCATCATATTTATACTAGGGGTGATGGTAGTGGTCCGTATCATTTTTGGTGCGGGTCTGGTGGAGAAACTGGTAGCCGGTCTTGGTATTGGTGCGGCAGCCCTGGCATTGGCGGCCAAAGAGAGTATAGAGAACCTGATCGGTTCGTTCATTATCTTTTTTGACAAGCCTTTCCGGGTGGGAGATACGGTGCGGGTGGATGCTTTCCTAGGTACGGTGGAGAAGATAGGGTTGCGCAGTACACGTATCCGCACGTTGGAGAAGACATATGTAACGGTACCTAACAAAAAAATGGTGGACAGCATACTGGATAACCTGAGCCTGCGTACGCAGCAACGGGTGTCTATGCGGCTGGAGCTGGCGGCGGAAACGCCTGCGGCTAATGTAACGTTGTTCTTACGGGATGTGCAGGGTTTATTGAAGAACAATCCTAGTATACTGAAGGATTTTACGGTGAATCTCCATGATTTTACTAAGGATACCTATGTGATACAAATCATTTATATGACCTATATCCTGGAGGGTGGTCGTTATAATGCGCTCCGGGAGGAGGTGAACCTGGCTATTATTAAGGCCATGGAGCAACATGATATTAAACTGCCCAGTACCAAGGTGGAGATCATAGAGAACAAGCCCTAA
- a CDS encoding amidohydrolase family protein: MPAWIKLKGDDLFDGYRFHGSDRVLILDENGVVSDIVSVDMAGDGIRRFSGILSPGMVNTHCHLELSHMRGMIAEGTGLPSFLTQVMEGRGSTTVSPGVVMAKAAAAMWESGIVAVGDISNTAVTVELKQQGPMYYHTFVESMGFIPGVAAQRLAQSQAVFEQFTAINGPLHNTSLVPHAPYSVSAPLFDLIGQLPDNTPISIHNQESAAENELYLHKTGAFLDFYQHFGMDISGFAARGQNSLPVYLPALGGSPLILVHNTYTDVSDIQFAREREQATYWCLCPGANLYIEGRLPDISLLYREGCVITLGTDSLASNHQLSIWEEIRLLRQHFPAIPFASVLQWATLNGARALGIADQYGSFEKGKRPGAVLLQENSKMIDIFAL; the protein is encoded by the coding sequence ATGCCTGCCTGGATAAAATTAAAAGGGGATGACCTGTTTGACGGCTACCGGTTTCACGGTTCGGACCGGGTGCTGATATTAGACGAAAACGGGGTGGTATCGGATATTGTGTCCGTCGATATGGCGGGGGATGGGATACGCCGTTTTAGTGGTATTTTAAGTCCGGGGATGGTCAATACACACTGTCACCTGGAGCTGTCGCATATGCGGGGTATGATAGCGGAGGGGACGGGGTTACCGTCATTTCTTACGCAGGTGATGGAAGGCAGGGGTAGCACGACGGTATCTCCCGGGGTGGTGATGGCTAAGGCGGCGGCGGCCATGTGGGAATCGGGTATTGTGGCAGTAGGTGATATCAGCAATACAGCGGTGACCGTGGAGTTGAAGCAGCAAGGGCCTATGTACTACCATACCTTTGTGGAGAGCATGGGGTTTATACCCGGGGTGGCGGCGCAACGGCTGGCTCAATCGCAGGCCGTGTTCGAACAGTTTACTGCTATTAACGGGCCTTTACACAATACATCGCTGGTACCGCATGCTCCCTATTCGGTAAGTGCTCCTTTATTTGACCTGATCGGCCAGTTGCCGGACAATACGCCTATTAGTATCCACAACCAGGAATCTGCGGCGGAAAATGAGCTTTACCTGCATAAGACGGGGGCTTTCCTCGATTTTTATCAGCATTTCGGGATGGACATCAGTGGATTTGCTGCCCGTGGGCAAAATAGTTTGCCTGTTTATTTGCCGGCACTAGGGGGGAGTCCGTTGATATTAGTACATAATACGTATACGGATGTGTCGGATATACAATTTGCAAGGGAGCGGGAGCAGGCGACTTACTGGTGTTTATGTCCCGGTGCGAACCTGTATATAGAAGGGCGTTTGCCCGATATTTCCCTGCTTTACCGGGAGGGATGTGTCATTACACTTGGTACGGACAGCCTGGCGTCCAATCACCAATTGTCGATCTGGGAAGAGATCAGGTTGTTACGGCAGCATTTCCCGGCCATTCCTTTTGCCTCGGTATTGCAATGGGCTACGCTTAACGGTGCACGGGCACTGGGCATTGCAGACCAGTATGGAAGTTTTGAGAAGGGCAAACGGCCAGGGGCTGTGTTATTGCAGGAAAACAGTAAAATGATAGATATTTTTGCATTATGA
- the prfA gene encoding peptide chain release factor 1, with protein sequence MIDKLEAIKGRFEQVSMSLTNPEVVSDNKQFSKLSKEYRQLEKIVKAYDAYTKLLDAIAFNKEVLESGDEEMRELAKEETEGLLEQKDIQEEAIRNLLIPKDPQDEKNAILEIRGGTGGDEASLFAGDLLRMYLRYFENKGWSASIMSETPGSVGGYKEVVVEVNGDDVYGILKFESGVHRVQRVPATEASGRVHTSAATVAVLPEAEEVDVDVREADIKMDTFRSSGAGGQHVNKTESAVRLTHIPTGVVVECQEGRSQHSNRDIAMKMLRTRIYEAAVRKHEDAIASQRKSLVSTGDRSAKIRTYNYPQGRITDHRIGMTIYNLDAFMNGDIQEMLQALQFAENAEKMKQGQ encoded by the coding sequence ATGATAGACAAACTCGAGGCTATAAAAGGCCGATTTGAACAGGTATCCATGTCTCTTACTAACCCCGAAGTGGTAAGCGACAACAAACAATTCAGCAAGCTGAGTAAAGAGTACCGGCAGCTGGAAAAGATCGTGAAGGCGTACGATGCCTACACGAAACTACTGGATGCAATTGCTTTCAATAAAGAAGTGCTGGAGAGCGGTGACGAAGAAATGAGAGAACTGGCCAAAGAAGAAACAGAAGGACTGCTCGAGCAAAAAGACATACAGGAAGAAGCGATCCGCAACCTGCTGATACCAAAAGATCCACAGGACGAAAAGAACGCCATCCTCGAGATCCGCGGTGGTACCGGTGGCGACGAAGCAAGCCTCTTCGCCGGAGACCTCCTACGTATGTACCTCCGCTACTTTGAAAACAAAGGCTGGAGCGCCAGCATCATGAGCGAAACGCCCGGCTCCGTCGGCGGTTATAAAGAGGTAGTAGTAGAAGTGAACGGCGACGACGTGTACGGTATACTCAAATTCGAATCCGGCGTTCACCGCGTACAACGCGTCCCCGCTACAGAAGCTTCCGGTAGGGTACACACCTCCGCCGCTACCGTAGCCGTACTCCCCGAAGCAGAAGAAGTCGATGTAGACGTACGGGAAGCCGATATCAAAATGGATACCTTCCGCTCCTCCGGTGCAGGTGGCCAGCACGTAAACAAAACCGAGTCCGCCGTCCGCCTTACCCACATCCCCACCGGCGTAGTGGTGGAATGCCAGGAAGGCCGCAGCCAACACTCTAACCGCGATATCGCCATGAAAATGTTACGTACCCGCATCTATGAAGCAGCCGTAAGAAAACATGAAGATGCCATCGCCTCCCAACGTAAAAGTTTGGTGTCCACCGGCGACCGCTCCGCAAAAATACGCACCTATAACTATCCCCAGGGACGTATCACCGACCATCGCATCGGTATGACCATCTACAACCTCGACGCCTTCATGAACGGCGATATCCAAGAAATGCTCCAGGCTCTCCAGTTCGCAGAAAATGCCGAGAAAATGAAACAAGGTCAATAA